In Humulus lupulus chromosome 7, drHumLupu1.1, whole genome shotgun sequence, the following are encoded in one genomic region:
- the LOC133790214 gene encoding uncharacterized protein LOC133790214: MSADPRGAFMDEDASSGGSGDDANKRLQPGGRRKRSRKATGDAIVDAMLQIASASKMRAAAIMKNNEDDPFSITKCIKVLDEMQDMSAGRDDFDLELDEMELIAAAAGFYYYNTITTQPCRSLSPTRGCGFMTEVLNGHEDLCREMFRMDKSVFQNLCNALRQKAMLRDTAGVMIEEQLGIFLNIIGHNERNRVVQERFQHSGETISRHFNNVLKAVKSMSREFLQPPPLNTPSEILDNHRFYPYFQDCIGVIDGMHIPAHVPAKDQSRFRNRKGVLSQNVLAACTFDLQFIFIYPGWEGSAADARVLRAVLDDPDQNFPQIPQGKYYLVDMGYSNMEGFIAPYEGVRHHLHEFRGANQLPRNAKELFNHRHSSLRNAIHKSFHVLKTRFPILKLAPQYAFHIQRDVVIAACALHNFIRREEKDKDWLFSSVEGIKLDVLPDILDEQPEIQLASSIQEQVAFSVRDSIAAAMWDDYINKWDEW; this comes from the exons ATGTCCGCTGATCCTCGAGGTGCTTTCATGGATGAAGATGCGTCTTCAGGGGGCTCTGGAGACGACGCAAACAAACGCCTTCAGCCCGGAGGCCGTCGCAAGAGAAGTCGCAAGGCTACTGGGGATGCCATAGTCGATGCTATGCTACAGATAGCTTCAGCTTCCAAGATGAGAGCAGCTGCAATCATGAAGAACAACGAGGACGACCCTTTCTCCATAACCAAATGCATCAAGGTTTTGGATGAGATGCAAG ATATGTCAGCTGGCAGGGATGATTTTGACTTAGAGTTGGATGAGATGGAATTGATTGCAGCCGCCGCAGGCTTCTATTACTATAACACCATCACAACTCAACCTTGTCGTAGTTTATCACCCACCAGAGGCTGTGGATTCATGACTGAAGTGCTAAATGGTCATGAAGATCTTTGTAGGGAGATGTTTCGAATGGACAAAAGTGTATTTCAAAACCTCTGCAACGCTCTTCGCCAAAAAGCCATGTTACGAGACACTGCTGGTGTTATGATAGAGGAGCAGCTCGGAATCTTCTTGAACATTATAGGCCATAATGAGCGCAACCGGGTTGTCCAAGAGCGGTTTCAACACTCAGGCGAAACCATTAGTCGCCATTTTAACAATGTATTGAAGGCAGTCAAGTCAATGTCCCGAGAGTTCTTACAACCACCACCTCTCAACACTCCTTCGGAAATTCTAGATAACCATAGATTTTACCCCTATTTCCAG GACTGCATTGGAGTTATTGATGGAATGCACATCCCTGCCCATGTCCCAGCCAAGGATCAATCTCGTTTTCGCAACAGAAAAGGTGTTCTTTCTCAGAATGTGTTGGCTGCTTGCACATTTGACTTACAGTTCATATTCATTTACCCTGGTTGGGAAGGCTCGGCTGCTGATGCCCGCGTATTGAGGGCCGTTCTTGATGATCCGGATCAAAACTTTCCTCAAATTCCACAAG GGAAATATTACCTGGTTGACATGGGATACTCAAATATGGAAGGGTTCATTGCTCCGTACGAGGGAGTCCGGCATCACCTTCATGAATTCAGAGGTGCTAATCAGTTGCCTAGAAATGCAAAGGAGCTATTCAATCACAGGCACTCGTCCCTAAGGAACGCCATTCACAAGTCGTTTCATGTGTTGAAGACTCGGTTTCCGATTCTCAAACTCGCTCCTCAGTACGCGTTTCACATTCAAAGGGACGTAGTTATAGCTGCCTGTGCTTTACACAACTTCATCCGCCGCGAGGAGAAAGACAAGGATTGGTTGTTCTCCAGTGTGGAAGGGATAAAATTGGATGTGTTGCCTGATATTCTTGATGAACAGCCTGAAATTCAGTTGGCTTCTTCAATACAAGAACAAGTTGCCTTCTCAGTAAGAGATTCAATAGCTGCAGCAATGTGGGATGACTACATAAATAAATGGGATGAATGGTGA